A stretch of Amycolatopsis balhimycina FH 1894 DNA encodes these proteins:
- a CDS encoding helix-turn-helix domain-containing protein: MAPVGSGSSGFRRRRIAAGVMSAFVATVRTACPVLGSAGGGRRATSPFAIRLVAKRFAETGGDVLATISRRRRDLPPVPSPVTGEVEARLIALACSQPPAGHARWSLRLPEKHVELTEDIPNLDHSTIGRVLKKERANAEFAARLQDRWRRAPAVGAAERRRPERAAPVRCRNVQDAAVRAAVRQGVARDRCRPPPDSRGSRGVLLRTDLPTRWTCPGSWPTH, from the coding sequence ATGGCGCCAGTCGGGAGCGGGTCGAGTGGCTTCCGGCGTCGTCGTATCGCCGCCGGCGTGATGTCGGCGTTCGTGGCTACGGTCCGGACGGCCTGCCCGGTCCTGGGTTCCGCGGGCGGTGGCCGGCGCGCAACGTCACCTTTTGCGATCCGATTGGTCGCCAAGCGATTCGCTGAGACTGGCGGCGATGTTCTTGCCACGATCTCGCGAAGGAGGCGTGACCTTCCCCCAGTGCCGTCGCCGGTGACTGGGGAGGTCGAGGCGCGGCTGATCGCCCTGGCGTGCTCGCAGCCACCGGCGGGGCATGCCCGGTGGTCGTTGCGGTTGCCGGAAAAGCACGTCGAACTCACCGAGGACATCCCGAACCTGGACCACTCCACCATCGGCCGGGTCCTAAAAAAAGAACGGGCGAACGCGGAGTTCGCCGCCCGCCTCCAAGATCGGTGGCGACGGGCTCCCGCGGTGGGAGCCGCAGAACGAAGACGACCAGAAAGAGCAGCGCCTGTCCGATGTAGAAATGTTCAGGATGCAGCTGTGCGCGCCGCTGTTCGCCAAGGCGTTGCACGAGATCGGTGTCGTCCACCACCCGATTCGCGAGGAAGTCGAGGAGTTCTTCTCAGAACAGACCTTCCTACCCGGTGGACATGCCCCGGGTCTTGGCCGACGCATTGA
- a CDS encoding Ig-like domain-containing protein: protein MKWRKVLVGVATAMAVLAVQTVAAGPALADQDGSSTSLSLQSGTVFAGAEDLDVMTVTVSAGNPSGPFDVGGGGKTLCSGSVNGTATCTMASQALAPGTYTLRANYYGNVDTFSSFSNPVTLVVAVQPTTTSMQVLDPGGSMVTGDPRLVFGHEQNYAFSVNTRGIVGVGSIPHGTMTISDTTSSGTTTLCTSTLNLGDAGLCTLDTSTLPVGTNQITATYAGDGLFAASSTTRTVTVLPVQATTTALTLSSPSVPFASEQNEVLTIRVTNAGGGTPTGLVNITTGGTAVCSLFLSGGTGRCSPTGSQLRPGTYPLTATYGGDSTDTGSSDTSQTLVVAKEPTTTALTLSADTIAFGSEDVELFTVAAVPAVSGAPTGNVTVKNGAVAVCTIVLASGDGCFLKPSQLKVGTFQITATYNGDSTFAASTSPAQPVTVVDALTRIPVGQTGVRHPV from the coding sequence ATGAAATGGCGAAAAGTGCTGGTCGGAGTGGCGACCGCGATGGCCGTGCTCGCGGTGCAGACGGTCGCGGCCGGTCCGGCGCTGGCGGACCAGGACGGGTCGTCGACGTCGCTGTCCCTGCAGAGCGGCACCGTGTTCGCGGGCGCCGAGGACCTGGACGTGATGACGGTGACCGTCTCCGCCGGGAATCCCAGCGGCCCCTTCGATGTCGGGGGCGGGGGGAAGACGTTGTGCTCCGGCTCCGTGAACGGCACGGCAACCTGCACGATGGCGTCACAGGCCCTGGCTCCCGGCACCTACACGCTACGGGCCAACTACTACGGTAACGTGGACACGTTCTCGTCGTTCTCCAACCCGGTGACCCTCGTCGTGGCGGTGCAGCCGACCACCACGAGCATGCAGGTACTGGATCCCGGTGGCTCCATGGTGACGGGCGATCCACGGCTCGTCTTCGGCCACGAGCAGAACTACGCGTTCAGCGTCAACACCCGGGGGATCGTCGGCGTGGGGAGCATCCCACACGGCACGATGACCATCTCGGACACCACGTCCTCCGGCACGACCACCCTGTGCACCAGCACCCTGAACTTGGGGGACGCCGGCTTGTGCACGCTGGACACGAGCACGCTGCCGGTCGGCACCAACCAGATCACCGCGACCTATGCGGGCGACGGCCTCTTCGCTGCGTCCTCCACGACCCGGACGGTCACCGTGTTGCCCGTGCAGGCGACCACCACCGCCCTGACGTTGTCGAGCCCCTCAGTGCCGTTCGCCAGTGAGCAGAACGAGGTCCTCACCATCAGGGTCACGAACGCCGGGGGCGGTACCCCGACGGGGTTGGTCAACATCACCACCGGGGGGACGGCAGTCTGCTCCTTGTTCCTGTCCGGGGGCACGGGCAGGTGCAGCCCGACCGGCAGCCAGCTGCGGCCGGGTACCTATCCCCTCACCGCCACCTACGGCGGTGACTCCACCGACACCGGGTCCTCGGACACCTCGCAGACCCTGGTCGTGGCCAAGGAACCGACCACCACCGCGCTGACGCTGTCGGCGGACACCATCGCCTTCGGCAGCGAGGACGTCGAACTGTTCACCGTCGCGGCGGTTCCGGCCGTGAGCGGCGCTCCGACCGGGAACGTCACCGTGAAGAACGGGGCGGTGGCGGTGTGCACGATCGTCCTCGCCTCCGGCGACGGCTGTTTCCTGAAGCCAAGCCAGCTCAAGGTCGGCACGTTCCAGATCACCGCTACATACAACGGCGACAGCACCTTTGCCGCCTCCACCTCACCGGCGCAGCCCGTCACGGTGGTCGACGCGCTGACCCGTATCCCTGTTGGTCAGACTGGTGTGAGACACCCCGTGTGA
- a CDS encoding alpha/beta hydrolase gives MRKALLMAAIAVLGATTAVPAASAAPNTVDWGPCPAGAFPTPDLQCTTLKVPLDYREPGGRTIDVAVSRLPSKNPEKRRGVLLTNPGGPGGGGLDYPQLLKYVKLPQEVLDSYDIIGFDPRGVAHSTPVTCDLTPEQIAVGNLPYAKGPADVVKQAALAKREAEQCAGSKTGSMLPYVTTANTARDMDRIRTALGEPKVSFLGASYGTYLGAVYTTLFPERSDRFVLDSNLGPGGYDIDAMRGFGRGMEDRFPDFAAFAAKHPEYGLGTTPSQVTAKFHELVARLDRAPVEGVTGSVFRGVTFEGLYVTNLTQLAEDWQALDHGRAPKPPAEPVTGVENLLASRFAVICGDSAWPRSIASYQLDVAVDRVRYPLLGAASANIAACAYWAPPAEPRVRITGHGPANVLMVQNQRDPGTPLSGARKLRAAFGERARMITIDQGGHGAYLFTPSECGNSLVTEYLVSGKRPDDTFCPAGS, from the coding sequence ATGCGCAAAGCCTTGCTGATGGCCGCGATCGCCGTGCTCGGCGCGACGACCGCCGTCCCCGCGGCCTCCGCCGCACCGAACACCGTGGACTGGGGACCGTGTCCCGCCGGGGCGTTCCCGACGCCGGACCTGCAGTGCACGACCCTGAAAGTCCCGCTGGACTACCGGGAGCCGGGCGGGCGGACGATCGACGTCGCCGTGTCGCGCCTGCCGAGCAAAAACCCGGAGAAGCGGCGGGGCGTGCTGCTGACCAACCCGGGCGGCCCCGGCGGCGGTGGCCTGGACTACCCGCAGCTGCTGAAGTACGTGAAGCTGCCCCAAGAAGTGCTCGACTCCTACGACATCATCGGGTTCGACCCGCGCGGGGTCGCGCACAGCACCCCGGTGACGTGCGACCTGACGCCGGAGCAGATCGCGGTCGGCAACCTGCCGTACGCGAAGGGCCCGGCCGACGTCGTGAAGCAAGCCGCGCTCGCGAAGCGGGAAGCCGAGCAGTGCGCCGGGTCGAAGACCGGATCGATGCTGCCGTACGTCACCACGGCGAACACCGCGCGGGACATGGACCGCATCCGGACGGCGCTCGGCGAGCCGAAGGTGTCGTTCCTGGGCGCGTCCTACGGCACGTACCTGGGCGCGGTGTACACGACGCTGTTCCCCGAGCGCAGTGACCGGTTCGTGCTGGACAGCAACCTCGGGCCGGGCGGCTACGACATCGACGCGATGCGCGGCTTCGGGCGGGGCATGGAGGACCGGTTCCCCGACTTCGCGGCCTTCGCGGCGAAGCACCCGGAGTACGGGCTCGGCACCACGCCTTCGCAGGTGACTGCCAAGTTCCACGAGCTGGTGGCGCGGCTGGACCGCGCGCCCGTCGAGGGCGTCACGGGCTCGGTCTTCCGCGGCGTGACGTTCGAAGGCCTGTACGTGACGAACCTGACACAGCTGGCCGAAGACTGGCAGGCCCTCGACCACGGGCGGGCCCCGAAGCCGCCGGCGGAACCGGTGACCGGGGTGGAAAACCTGCTGGCGTCCCGGTTCGCGGTGATCTGCGGCGACTCGGCGTGGCCTCGCTCGATCGCGAGCTACCAGCTGGACGTCGCGGTCGACCGGGTCCGCTACCCGCTGCTCGGCGCGGCGAGCGCGAACATCGCGGCGTGCGCGTACTGGGCCCCGCCAGCCGAGCCGCGGGTGCGGATCACCGGCCACGGCCCGGCGAACGTGCTGATGGTCCAGAACCAGCGTGACCCGGGCACGCCGTTGTCCGGGGCCCGCAAGCTGCGCGCGGCGTTCGGCGAGCGCGCCCGGATGATCACGATCGACCAGGGCGGGCACGGGGCCTACCTGTTCACGCCCAGCGAGTGCGGGAACTCGCTCGTGACCGAGTACCTGGTGAGCGGGAAGCGGCCGGACGACACCTTCTGCCCCGCGGGAAGCTGA
- a CDS encoding ABC transporter ATP-binding protein, with protein sequence MSTTPVIDVDRLTLTYGGFPAVKDLSFQVDRGELYALLGTNGAGKTSTLETVEGHRAPTSGAVRVFGKDPRDRAAVRPRLGIMLQESGFSADLTVHETVALVGRLTGRHDDVGRLLGVAGLTHKAGTKAGQLSGGEKRRLDFGTAVYGTPELVFLDEPTAGLDIQSRDALWDAVDRLREDGSTVVLTTHYLEEAQQRADRIGLMHQGVLHREGTVAELTRTLPSTIHFGLPDHAPSPPLLATRGVDGKFLVETFGLQKDLHTLLAWAQDQAVELLDLQAGPTRLDDVFRSIEAIENS encoded by the coding sequence ATGTCCACGACACCGGTCATCGACGTCGATCGCCTCACCCTCACCTACGGCGGCTTCCCCGCCGTGAAAGACCTTTCGTTCCAAGTGGATCGCGGGGAGCTGTACGCCCTGCTCGGTACGAACGGCGCCGGCAAGACCTCGACCCTGGAGACGGTCGAAGGCCACCGCGCGCCGACCTCGGGTGCTGTGCGGGTGTTCGGGAAGGACCCCCGCGACCGCGCCGCCGTCCGCCCGCGGCTGGGGATCATGCTGCAGGAGAGCGGGTTTTCCGCCGACCTGACCGTGCACGAGACCGTCGCGCTGGTCGGGCGGCTCACCGGACGGCACGACGACGTCGGGCGCCTGCTCGGCGTGGCCGGCCTCACCCACAAGGCGGGCACCAAGGCCGGGCAGCTCTCGGGTGGGGAGAAACGGCGGCTCGACTTCGGCACCGCCGTCTACGGCACGCCCGAGCTGGTCTTCCTCGACGAGCCCACCGCCGGCCTCGACATCCAGTCGCGGGACGCGCTCTGGGACGCCGTCGACCGGCTGCGCGAGGACGGCTCCACGGTCGTGCTCACCACGCACTACCTCGAGGAAGCCCAGCAGCGCGCCGACCGCATCGGGCTCATGCACCAGGGCGTCCTCCACCGCGAGGGTACCGTCGCCGAGCTGACCCGGACGCTGCCCTCGACCATCCACTTCGGACTCCCGGACCACGCGCCGTCGCCGCCGCTGCTCGCCACGCGCGGTGTGGACGGCAAGTTCCTCGTCGAGACCTTCGGCCTGCAGAAGGACCTGCACACGCTGCTCGCCTGGGCGCAGGACCAGGCCGTGGAGCTGCTCGACCTGCAGGCCGGGCCGACGCGGCTCGACGACGTCTTCCGCTCCATCGAAGCCATCGAAAACTCTTGA
- a CDS encoding sensor histidine kinase, protein MEMPAIARRTSWTGGKVQERLRRLNLITTVPPLALVGVFLLLVTARSWWHVVIQVVGLLAALATAERWTAGDYLRVARPSLAVTAVVWLAGSLTDDTAAFFGLSVVGSYLIPPLPRHRLAALAGLTVLIAGLGAANVLVHDDRIGWRLFQFAAVPAVAMLVSTAFMFVSQRFFDLIAELEQSREREADLAVTRERVRFASDLHDIQGHTLHVVKLKVALAEKLLDREPDRAREELREVHDLVGETIVRTRELAYAQRRLNLSAELENAKNLFEAAGIHVRVTRESEVDAAAGELLGQVLRETTTNILRHAEARQVGITLTRRGIAIVNDGAPDTGPLELGGLAVLRQRLAEHGAELEVSHSGSRFRTAAAFPAP, encoded by the coding sequence GTGGAGATGCCGGCGATCGCGCGCAGGACGTCCTGGACCGGTGGGAAGGTCCAGGAACGGCTACGCCGGCTGAACCTGATCACGACCGTCCCGCCGCTGGCGCTCGTCGGCGTGTTCCTGCTGCTGGTGACCGCCCGGTCCTGGTGGCACGTCGTCATCCAGGTCGTGGGGCTGCTCGCGGCGCTGGCGACGGCCGAACGCTGGACCGCGGGCGACTACCTCCGCGTCGCGCGGCCGAGTCTGGCCGTCACCGCGGTGGTCTGGCTGGCCGGGTCACTGACCGACGACACGGCCGCGTTCTTCGGGCTTTCGGTCGTCGGGTCGTACCTCATCCCGCCGCTGCCCCGCCACCGGCTCGCCGCGCTGGCCGGGCTGACGGTCCTGATCGCGGGGCTGGGCGCGGCGAACGTCCTCGTGCACGACGACCGGATCGGCTGGCGGCTGTTCCAGTTCGCCGCCGTGCCCGCGGTCGCCATGCTGGTCTCGACCGCGTTCATGTTCGTCAGCCAGCGCTTCTTCGACCTAATCGCGGAGCTCGAGCAGTCTCGCGAGCGCGAAGCGGACCTCGCCGTCACCCGGGAGCGGGTGCGCTTCGCGTCCGACCTGCACGACATCCAGGGGCACACCCTGCACGTGGTGAAGCTGAAGGTGGCGCTGGCCGAGAAGCTGCTGGACCGCGAACCGGATCGGGCGCGCGAGGAACTGCGTGAGGTGCACGACCTGGTCGGTGAAACCATCGTCCGGACCAGGGAACTCGCCTACGCCCAACGGCGGCTGAACCTGTCCGCCGAGCTGGAGAACGCCAAGAACCTCTTCGAGGCCGCGGGGATCCACGTCCGCGTCACGCGCGAGTCCGAAGTGGACGCCGCCGCGGGCGAACTGCTCGGCCAGGTCCTGCGCGAGACGACGACCAACATCCTGCGGCACGCCGAAGCCCGCCAGGTGGGAATCACGCTCACCCGGCGCGGGATCGCGATCGTCAACGACGGCGCCCCGGACACCGGCCCGCTCGAGCTCGGCGGGCTCGCGGTGCTCCGGCAGCGCTTGGCGGAGCACGGCGCCGAGCTGGAAGTCTCGCACTCCGGCAGCCGCTTCCGCACCGCGGCGGCCTTCCCCGCGCCGTGA
- a CDS encoding response regulator transcription factor, which produces MTTVVLADDEALLRKALAALLPLEGEITVLAEADDGETAIAATLEHRPDVLVIDLEMPRVDGLGAVEQIRRARPEQVILMLTRHARPGVLRKALKLGVQGFVSKAAEPAHITSVIKTLHAGKRWIDPDVSALAVVDDCPLTDRELDVLRATREGFSVADIAGQLHLAEGTVRNYLSNAMQKTQTRTRHEAARYAREHDWL; this is translated from the coding sequence ATGACGACGGTGGTGCTCGCCGACGACGAAGCCCTGCTCCGCAAAGCACTGGCCGCGCTGCTGCCGCTGGAAGGCGAGATCACGGTGCTGGCCGAGGCCGACGACGGCGAGACGGCGATCGCGGCCACCCTCGAACACCGGCCGGACGTGCTGGTCATCGACCTCGAGATGCCCCGCGTGGACGGGCTGGGCGCGGTCGAGCAGATCCGCCGGGCCCGGCCGGAGCAGGTGATCCTGATGCTGACCCGCCACGCCCGCCCCGGCGTGCTCCGCAAGGCGCTGAAACTCGGCGTCCAGGGCTTCGTCAGCAAGGCGGCGGAACCGGCCCACATCACCTCGGTGATCAAGACCCTGCACGCGGGCAAGCGCTGGATCGACCCGGACGTCTCCGCCCTCGCCGTCGTCGACGACTGCCCGCTGACCGACCGCGAGCTGGACGTCCTGCGCGCGACCCGTGAGGGTTTTTCGGTGGCCGACATCGCCGGGCAGCTGCACCTCGCGGAGGGCACGGTCCGCAACTACCTGTCCAACGCGATGCAGAAGACCCAGACCCGCACCCGCCACGAAGCGGCCCGATACGCCCGTGAGCACGACTGGCTGTAG
- a CDS encoding TetR family transcriptional regulator: MHAAVRLAQRGGLASITAETVTAEAGLPPGTAAEHFDSVRALLLEVGSRVLRLWTDTLRE; the protein is encoded by the coding sequence GTGCATGCCGCCGTCCGCCTGGCGCAGCGCGGCGGCCTCGCGAGCATCACCGCGGAGACGGTGACGGCCGAGGCGGGCCTCCCGCCCGGCACGGCGGCCGAACACTTCGACTCGGTCCGGGCCCTGCTGCTCGAGGTCGGTTCCCGCGTCCTGCGGCTGTGGACGGACACGCTGCGCGAGTAG
- a CDS encoding NYN domain-containing protein produces the protein MVNSDAAKLAVLIDADNAQPGIVDGLLAEVAKYGTAHVKRAYGDWTGTNLRGWKEQLLTASIQPMQQFAYTTGKNATDAAMVIDAMDLLYTERFDGFCLVSSDSDFTRLASRLRESGLTVYGFGERKTPAPFVAACDKFVYTENLVRVTSTVSPVGVTEKPNPRRSAAELKQDTGLVTLLRSAVDAASDEDGWAPLGAVGNIILKRRPDFDARNYGYPKLSGLIEATTLFHVERRSAPDGKASVVYVLDDRQRPDADQRAGQ, from the coding sequence GTGGTGAACTCCGACGCGGCGAAGCTGGCTGTGCTCATCGATGCGGACAACGCCCAGCCGGGCATCGTCGACGGATTGCTGGCCGAGGTCGCCAAGTACGGCACCGCGCACGTCAAACGCGCCTACGGCGACTGGACCGGCACGAACTTGCGTGGGTGGAAGGAGCAGCTGCTGACCGCGTCGATCCAGCCGATGCAGCAGTTCGCCTACACCACCGGCAAAAACGCCACCGACGCGGCGATGGTCATTGACGCGATGGACCTGCTCTACACCGAGCGATTCGACGGCTTCTGCCTGGTGTCCAGCGACAGCGACTTCACCCGCCTCGCGTCACGGCTGCGGGAGTCCGGGCTGACGGTGTACGGATTCGGGGAACGCAAGACACCGGCTCCGTTCGTCGCGGCGTGCGACAAGTTCGTCTACACCGAAAATCTAGTCCGCGTGACCAGCACAGTGAGCCCGGTAGGCGTGACGGAGAAGCCAAACCCGCGACGATCAGCCGCTGAGCTGAAGCAGGACACCGGCCTGGTCACGCTGCTGCGCAGCGCGGTCGACGCGGCGTCCGATGAGGACGGCTGGGCGCCGCTGGGAGCCGTGGGAAACATCATCCTCAAACGGCGCCCGGACTTCGACGCCCGCAACTACGGATACCCGAAACTCAGCGGCCTGATCGAAGCCACCACGCTGTTCCATGTCGAACGCCGTTCCGCGCCCGACGGAAAGGCCAGCGTCGTCTACGTACTGGACGATCGCCAGCGCCCCGACGCGGATCAACGGGCCGGTCAGTAA
- a CDS encoding alpha/beta hydrolase, producing MLTSLRPPDAYRSDNIVEMRKPVPGVETPTDEILSRGGAYSVEERAVPGPAGEPDISLLICLPKHAATPTPVIYHIHGGDMIVGDNRFGLAEMVNLAEPMGMAVVSVEYRLAPETPHPGPVEDCYAGLVWVSDHAHELDIDPERIVIGGASAGGGLAAGVTLMARDRNGPAILAQLLLSPMLDDRNDSPSAQQMRGIGIWDSSSNETGWNALLGDGVRGGPDVSPYAAPSRAADLAGLPSTFVDVGSAETFRDEDVAYASRMWQAGCHVELHVWPGGFHGFDVVVPHAVISQDAIAARVAWLRRQPGRVSPVRR from the coding sequence ATGCTGACCAGCCTGCGCCCTCCCGACGCGTACCGTTCGGACAACATCGTCGAGATGCGCAAGCCCGTCCCTGGTGTGGAGACCCCGACCGACGAGATCCTCTCGCGCGGTGGCGCCTACAGCGTGGAGGAGCGGGCGGTGCCCGGGCCGGCCGGGGAACCGGATATCTCGCTGCTGATCTGTCTCCCGAAGCACGCGGCGACCCCGACTCCGGTGATCTACCACATCCATGGCGGCGACATGATCGTCGGAGACAACCGGTTCGGCCTGGCCGAGATGGTGAACCTGGCCGAACCGATGGGCATGGCCGTGGTCTCGGTCGAGTACCGGCTTGCACCCGAGACACCCCACCCAGGTCCCGTCGAGGATTGCTACGCGGGCCTGGTGTGGGTGTCGGATCACGCCCACGAGCTCGACATCGACCCTGAGCGCATCGTCATCGGCGGTGCGAGCGCCGGCGGCGGCCTCGCGGCAGGTGTCACCTTGATGGCACGCGACCGCAACGGCCCGGCCATCCTGGCCCAGCTGCTCCTGTCGCCGATGCTTGACGACCGCAACGACTCGCCCTCTGCTCAGCAGATGCGCGGCATCGGCATCTGGGACAGCTCCTCGAACGAGACCGGATGGAACGCGCTCCTCGGCGACGGCGTTCGCGGAGGACCGGACGTGTCTCCGTACGCTGCGCCTTCCCGCGCCGCAGACCTCGCTGGCCTGCCGTCCACGTTCGTCGACGTCGGGTCGGCCGAAACGTTCCGGGACGAGGACGTCGCCTACGCAAGCCGCATGTGGCAGGCGGGCTGTCACGTCGAGCTGCACGTCTGGCCCGGTGGGTTCCACGGGTTCGACGTCGTGGTTCCTCATGCCGTGATCTCGCAGGACGCCATCGCTGCTCGGGTGGCATGGCTGCGCCGTCAGCCAGGGCGTGTTTCCCCGGTGAGGCGCTGA
- a CDS encoding SDR family oxidoreductase: MEREMSSSDRDRLDGRRALVTGGSKGSGKAVVERLREMGADVYVTARTMPDGYEHPDRFIEADLMTIEGTNAVAARIAEAGGALDILVHVVGGASTPAGGFAVITDDQWLTELNLNFLGAVRLDRALLPAMIESGAGVVLHFTSIQRELPQYDASLAYAAAKAALRTYSKGLANELAPRGVRVNAISPGGIETEAYERFVDRIAEGNGLTREAAKQTIYDSLGGVPLGRFANTGEIADLVGFLVSDRASAIVGAEYVIDGGTVPTV; this comes from the coding sequence ATGGAGAGAGAAATGTCCAGTTCAGATCGTGATCGTCTTGACGGTCGCCGGGCGCTGGTCACGGGCGGTTCGAAGGGCTCGGGCAAGGCCGTCGTGGAGAGGCTGCGAGAGATGGGTGCCGACGTGTACGTGACGGCGCGAACAATGCCCGACGGGTACGAGCACCCCGACCGGTTCATCGAAGCCGATCTGATGACGATCGAAGGCACCAACGCGGTGGCCGCTCGAATCGCCGAGGCCGGCGGCGCACTCGACATCCTGGTGCACGTCGTCGGAGGTGCGTCGACGCCGGCCGGCGGATTCGCCGTCATCACCGATGATCAGTGGCTCACTGAACTGAACCTCAACTTCCTGGGAGCGGTGCGGCTCGATCGAGCTCTTCTCCCGGCGATGATCGAGTCCGGGGCGGGCGTGGTGCTGCACTTCACCTCGATCCAGCGCGAACTACCCCAGTACGACGCGTCCCTGGCGTATGCGGCAGCGAAGGCCGCTCTGCGCACGTACAGCAAGGGACTGGCCAACGAGCTCGCCCCGCGCGGCGTACGGGTCAACGCAATCAGCCCCGGCGGGATCGAGACCGAAGCCTACGAAAGATTCGTGGACCGCATCGCCGAGGGCAACGGACTCACCCGTGAAGCAGCCAAGCAGACCATCTACGACTCCCTCGGAGGAGTGCCCCTGGGACGATTCGCGAACACCGGGGAGATCGCGGACCTGGTCGGTTTTCTGGTCTCGGACCGCGCCTCGGCCATCGTGGGCGCCGAGTACGTGATCGACGGCGGCACCGTTCCGACTGTCTGA
- a CDS encoding nuclear transport factor 2 family protein, whose product MTQHTDLPSDLLPATVREFFAAHVVRDADTASSFLTEDAVLVDQGETFRGKEEAHAFLRDAGSEFEYTTEQIGARRVDDAHWVVTVRLEGTFPGGVAELDYRFTLRDDLIAELVIANHAA is encoded by the coding sequence ATGACACAGCACACCGATCTCCCGTCCGATCTGCTCCCGGCCACCGTGCGCGAGTTCTTCGCCGCCCACGTCGTCCGCGACGCCGACACCGCCTCGTCGTTCCTCACCGAAGATGCGGTGCTCGTCGACCAGGGCGAGACCTTCCGCGGCAAAGAGGAGGCCCACGCGTTCCTGCGGGACGCCGGGTCCGAGTTCGAATACACGACCGAGCAGATCGGCGCTCGCCGCGTCGATGACGCCCACTGGGTGGTGACCGTGCGGCTCGAGGGCACTTTCCCGGGTGGTGTCGCCGAGCTCGACTACCGGTTCACGTTGCGGGATGACCTCATCGCCGAACTCGTCATCGCCAACCACGCAGCCTGA
- a CDS encoding MerR family transcriptional regulator — protein MLSIGEFSRLTHLSVRTLRRYHEAALLEPAVVDETTGYRYYGIDQIPAAQVIHRLRELDVPLSDVQRILRTPDPGVRAALVADHLQRLEDVLDRTRAAVVSLRRLLRPDPAPIDVELRAEPARTVAAVEAIVGHRDVETWYAGAMAELEAAVGAAVTGPPGGCYDNALFEQERGHLLVYLPTAAPPRTGRVHPAVLPAAELAVTTHVGEHDGIEVTYGELGTWVVENAMSVAGPVREVYVAGPRDVSDPAAWRTEIGWPVFRVT, from the coding sequence GTGCTGAGCATCGGAGAGTTCTCGCGGCTGACCCACTTGAGCGTGCGGACCCTGCGTCGGTATCACGAGGCGGCCCTGCTGGAACCCGCCGTGGTGGACGAGACCACCGGTTACCGCTACTACGGCATCGACCAGATCCCGGCCGCGCAGGTCATCCACCGGCTCCGCGAACTCGACGTCCCCCTGAGCGACGTGCAGCGAATCCTGCGGACCCCCGACCCCGGTGTCCGGGCGGCCCTGGTCGCGGACCACCTGCAACGCCTCGAGGACGTGCTCGACCGCACCCGGGCCGCGGTCGTGTCGCTGCGGCGCCTGCTCCGGCCCGACCCCGCGCCGATCGACGTCGAGCTGCGTGCGGAGCCCGCCAGGACGGTCGCGGCGGTGGAGGCCATAGTCGGGCATCGCGACGTCGAGACCTGGTACGCCGGCGCGATGGCCGAACTGGAGGCGGCTGTCGGCGCCGCCGTGACCGGACCGCCGGGCGGCTGCTACGACAACGCCCTTTTCGAACAGGAACGCGGTCACCTGCTCGTCTACCTGCCCACCGCTGCGCCACCTCGCACCGGACGCGTGCACCCCGCGGTTCTTCCGGCCGCGGAACTGGCCGTCACCACCCACGTCGGCGAGCACGACGGCATCGAGGTCACGTACGGCGAACTCGGGACCTGGGTGGTGGAGAACGCGATGTCGGTGGCCGGGCCGGTGCGGGAGGTCTACGTTGCCGGCCCTCGTGACGTAAGCGATCCCGCTGCGTGGCGCACCGAGATCGGCTGGCCGGTCTTTCGCGTCACCTGA